In Equus caballus isolate H_3958 breed thoroughbred chromosome 7, TB-T2T, whole genome shotgun sequence, one DNA window encodes the following:
- the ZGLP1 gene encoding GATA-type zinc finger protein 1: MGRAGMLRQGPGTSLLEERATSLRATWGAAAEGSGGSGPPAAARAVQAAARSRGRGRPGVARSECSASPAGGARPRGPAPRRGSSQPRPERPQPAGPRPRWGSSVGLAGRGRREEGRSAMEAEPAPDFSRMLRELLAPPCLDPEPPPAPPARQDPRPPGRLGPSGRSFWPARGDSVSALHFLQETAEGLAQPPPADQPALGPCWELKALGTLGPPSPPRDAWKVLTPISPQCCSLGSPGAPPAPPATPERRPRKQPHPQRGAEKADPRFQGVTLTFEIKPDCSLHITPSFSPACSSRHQPPPTGPARGPEASSGGSEALGPRRCASCRTQRTPLWRDAEDGTPLCNACGIRYKKYGTRCASCWLVPRKNVQPKRLCGRCGVSLSPHPGPTQES; the protein is encoded by the exons ATGGGGCGGGCGGGGATGCTGAGGCAGGGGCCTGGGACCTCCTTGCTGGAGGAGAGGGCCACGAGCCTGAGGGCCACGTGGGGAGCAGCCGCCGAGGGGTCCGGGGGGTCCGGGCCGCCGGCGGCCGCCAGGGCTGTGCAGGCGGCTGCGCGGAGCCGGGGACGAGGCCGCCCCGGGGTGGCTCGGAGCGAGTGCTCGGCGTCGCCGGCTGGAGGCGCCCgaccccgcggccccgccccccgccgggGCTCCTCGCAGCCTCGGCCAGAGCGCCCCCAGCCGGCGGGCCCCCGACCCAGGTGGGGCTCGTCGGTGGGcctggcggggcggggccggcgggaggagggcaggagcgCCATGGAGGCCGAGCCGGCCCCCGACTTCTCGAGGATGCTGCGCGAGCTGCTGGCGCCGCCCTGTCTGGACCCCGAGccgcccccggcgccccccgCCAGGCAGGACCCGAGGCCCCCAGGCCGCCTCGGACCCAGCGGCAG GTCCTTCTGGCCTGCACGCGGGGACTCCGTCAGCGCCCTGCACTTCCTCCAAGAGACAgcggaggggctggcccagccccctcccgcggaccagcctgccctggggcccTGCTGGGAGCTCAAGGCCCTAGGGACTCTGGGACCCCCGAGTCCGCCCAGGGATGCCTGGAAGGTGCTGACCCCGATCAGTCCGCAATGCTGCAGCCTGGGGTCCCCGGGGGCTCCCCCGGCCCCTCCGGCCACACCAGAGAGGAGGCCCCGGAAGCAGCCGCACCCCCAGCGGGGGGCCGAGAAAGCGGACCCCCGGTTCCAGGGGGTGACCCTGACGTTTGAGATCAAGCCGGATTGCAGCCTGCACATCACACCCAGCTTCAG CCCGGCCTGCAGCAGCCGTCACCAGCCTCCCCCGACAGGCCCGGCCCGGGGCCCTGAGGCCAGTTCAGGAGGCAGCGAGGCCCTGG GGCCCCGACGCTGTGCTTCCTGCAGGACCCAGAGGACCCCTCTCTGGAGAGATGCCGAGGACGGGACCCCTCTCTGCAACGCCTGTGGCATCAG GTACAAGAAATATGGCACCCGGTGCGCCAGCTGCTGGCTGGTGCCCAGGAAAAATGTCC